A window from Ramlibacter pinisoli encodes these proteins:
- a CDS encoding ATP-binding protein, which translates to MAPATTTFRPSITRNPRELLTDAARLVAAGTGFDDVLRRTVAACLPGLGDFGYFDVLAEGTVRRTAAAHQSPEIERLLAASRWSRQENPELLLCALCSGRAALHPQIDEAWYRTVARADQGQLQLLRELGARSMLTVPMRWQGEVLGALSLFMGDSERRHTEADLALAAELVEMAAPLVANARLLEQHLRTETALRLSEERLRTAVGAGQVGTWDWDIAADRTTWSEHMHALYDLPRRFEGSGIEAWSELVHPDDLAGVQGALQDALRGGPAFDVEFRTRPRAGRQRWIATRGHVVRSADGRPLRMVGATTDVTERVELLAAERRARGQAEASRRRMELLASAGERMAVSLEPEQALLAVARTVVPSIADWCRIDLLDDAGVLQRKLAFHSDPQRAAQALEIARSFQTRPDTPGTMAWVIRTGAPFHGHFSRPPANPDPALVRYAAVFGMGAQFVLPLVAHGRTIGAMAVMQAESKRQFDEEDRALLVELGRRAALALDNARLFGEAEAARRQAEAANRAKDEFLAMLGHELRNPLAPIATALELMARRSPQVALEERRVIGRQVNHLSRLIDDLLDVSRITRGKVELQREAIDLRAVAANALEMTRPLFERHEHPVDVELPREPVTVEGDFVRLAQVLGNLLVNAAKFTPTGGQVAVRVRREGPTALVQVQDTGCGIDPALLTGVFDMFVQGRQAMDRRTGGLGLGLAIVRSLVDLHGGDVRAHSDGVGRGATFTVRLPVTETAAAPAHAPAHAETGPGSGRILVVDDNVDAAETLAELLQLLGYETRTAGDAQSALAALAAFRPQVALLDIGLPGIDGYELAGMVRQRPEGSGIGLIALTGYGQESDRARALEAGFDDHLVKPVPMDRLTELIARYMG; encoded by the coding sequence GTGGCACCCGCAACCACCACCTTCCGGCCCTCCATCACCCGCAATCCGCGCGAGCTGCTCACCGATGCGGCGCGCCTGGTGGCCGCCGGCACCGGCTTCGACGACGTGCTGAGGCGCACCGTCGCAGCCTGCCTGCCGGGCCTGGGCGATTTCGGCTACTTCGACGTCCTGGCCGAGGGGACGGTCCGGCGCACCGCCGCGGCCCACCAGTCGCCCGAGATCGAGCGCCTGCTGGCGGCCAGCCGGTGGTCCCGCCAGGAGAATCCGGAGCTCCTGCTCTGCGCCCTGTGCAGCGGCAGGGCGGCCCTGCACCCCCAGATCGACGAGGCCTGGTATCGCACCGTCGCCCGCGCCGACCAGGGCCAGCTGCAGCTGCTGCGCGAGCTGGGTGCGCGCTCGATGCTCACCGTGCCGATGCGGTGGCAGGGCGAGGTGCTGGGTGCCCTGTCCCTGTTCATGGGCGACTCGGAGCGCCGCCACACCGAGGCCGACCTGGCCCTGGCCGCCGAACTGGTCGAGATGGCGGCCCCGCTGGTCGCCAACGCGCGGCTGCTCGAGCAGCACCTGCGCACCGAGACCGCGCTGCGCCTGAGCGAGGAGCGCCTGCGCACGGCGGTCGGTGCCGGCCAGGTGGGCACCTGGGACTGGGACATCGCGGCCGACCGCACGACCTGGTCCGAGCACATGCACGCCCTGTACGACCTGCCGCGCCGCTTCGAAGGCTCGGGCATCGAGGCCTGGAGCGAGCTGGTGCACCCCGATGACCTGGCGGGCGTGCAGGGCGCCCTGCAGGACGCCCTGCGGGGCGGCCCGGCCTTCGACGTCGAATTCCGCACCCGCCCGCGCGCCGGTCGCCAGCGCTGGATCGCCACCCGTGGCCACGTCGTGCGCAGTGCCGACGGCCGCCCCCTGCGCATGGTGGGCGCCACCACCGACGTCACCGAACGCGTCGAGCTGCTGGCGGCCGAACGGCGGGCCCGCGGCCAGGCCGAGGCGTCGCGGCGCCGCATGGAGCTGCTGGCCTCGGCCGGCGAGCGCATGGCGGTGTCGCTCGAGCCGGAGCAGGCGCTGCTCGCCGTGGCCCGCACCGTGGTGCCCAGCATCGCCGACTGGTGCCGCATCGACCTGCTCGACGACGCCGGCGTGCTGCAGCGCAAGCTGGCCTTCCACAGCGACCCGCAGCGCGCCGCGCAGGCGCTGGAGATCGCCCGCAGCTTCCAGACCCGCCCCGACACGCCGGGCACCATGGCCTGGGTGATCCGCACCGGAGCGCCGTTCCACGGCCACTTCTCCCGGCCACCGGCCAACCCGGACCCCGCGCTGGTGCGCTACGCCGCCGTCTTCGGCATGGGGGCGCAGTTCGTCCTCCCGCTGGTGGCGCACGGCCGCACCATCGGCGCCATGGCCGTGATGCAGGCGGAATCCAAACGCCAGTTCGACGAGGAGGACCGGGCCCTGCTCGTCGAGCTCGGCCGGCGGGCGGCGCTGGCACTGGACAACGCCCGCCTGTTCGGCGAGGCCGAGGCGGCCCGGCGCCAGGCGGAGGCCGCCAACCGCGCCAAGGACGAATTCCTGGCCATGCTGGGCCACGAGCTGCGCAACCCGCTGGCGCCCATTGCCACCGCGCTGGAGCTCATGGCGCGCCGCTCGCCGCAGGTCGCACTGGAGGAGAGGCGGGTCATCGGCCGCCAGGTGAACCACCTGTCGCGCCTGATCGACGACCTGCTCGACGTCTCGCGCATCACCCGCGGCAAGGTGGAACTGCAGCGCGAGGCGATCGACCTGCGTGCCGTGGCTGCCAACGCGCTGGAGATGACCCGGCCGCTGTTCGAGCGGCACGAGCATCCGGTCGATGTGGAACTGCCGCGCGAGCCGGTGACGGTGGAGGGCGACTTCGTGCGGCTGGCGCAGGTGCTGGGCAACCTGCTGGTGAATGCGGCCAAGTTCACCCCGACCGGCGGCCAGGTCGCCGTGCGCGTGCGGCGCGAGGGCCCGACGGCGCTGGTGCAGGTGCAGGACACCGGCTGCGGCATCGACCCGGCGCTGCTGACGGGCGTGTTCGACATGTTCGTGCAGGGCCGCCAGGCGATGGACCGGCGTACCGGCGGCCTCGGGCTGGGGCTGGCCATCGTGCGCAGCCTGGTCGACCTGCACGGCGGCGACGTCCGCGCCCACAGCGACGGCGTCGGGCGCGGCGCCACCTTCACCGTGCGGCTGCCGGTCACCGAGACGGCGGCGGCGCCGGCCCATGCGCCGGCCCATGCCGAGACCGGCCCGGGCAGCGGCCGCATCTTGGTGGTCGACGACAACGTCGATGCCGCCGAGACGCTGGCCGAGCTGCTGCAGTTGCTCGGCTACGAGACCCGCACCGCCGGTGACGCCCAGTCGGCGCTGGCGGCGCTGGCGGCGTTCCGGCCCCAGGTCGCGCTGCTGGACATCGGCCTGCCCGGCATCGACGGCTACGAGCTGGCCGGCATGGTGCGCCAGCGGCCCGAGGGCAGCGGCATCGGGCTGATCGCGCTCACCGGCTACGGCCAGGAGAGCGACCGCGCCCGCGCCCTGGAGGCGGGCTTCGACGACCACCTGGTCAAGCCGGTCCCGATGGACCGCCTCACGGAGCTCATCGCCCGCTACATGGGGTGA
- the rpsU gene encoding 30S ribosomal protein S21, translating to MTTIRVKENEPFDVALRRFKRTIEKLGLLTELRAREFYEKPTAERKRKKAAAVKRHYKRVRSMQLPKKLY from the coding sequence ATGACCACCATTCGTGTTAAGGAAAACGAGCCGTTCGACGTGGCACTGCGCCGCTTCAAGCGCACCATCGAGAAGCTGGGCCTGCTGACGGAACTGCGCGCCCGCGAGTTCTACGAGAAGCCCACGGCCGAGCGCAAGCGCAAGAAGGCCGCTGCGGTCAAGCGCCACTACAAGCGCGTGCGCAGCATGCAGCTGCCCAAGAAGCTCTACTGA
- a CDS encoding GatB/YqeY domain-containing protein has translation MALKERINEDMKAAMRARETERLGTIRLLTAAMKQKEVDERVDLDDAAIVGIVDKLIKQRKDSIEAFQKAGRQELADKEAAEITVLQAYLPARLSADEIATEVRAIVAELGATGPGDMGKVMGAAKQRLAGKAEMGQVSAAVKAALAG, from the coding sequence ATGGCCCTGAAGGAACGAATCAACGAGGACATGAAGGCCGCCATGCGCGCGCGCGAGACCGAGCGCCTGGGCACCATCCGCCTGCTGACCGCCGCGATGAAGCAGAAGGAAGTCGACGAGCGCGTCGACCTCGACGACGCGGCGATCGTCGGCATCGTCGACAAGCTCATCAAGCAGCGCAAGGACAGCATCGAGGCCTTCCAGAAGGCCGGCCGCCAGGAGCTGGCCGACAAGGAAGCCGCCGAGATCACCGTGCTGCAGGCCTACCTGCCGGCCCGCCTGTCGGCCGACGAGATCGCCACCGAAGTCCGCGCCATCGTCGCCGAGCTGGGCGCCACGGGCCCCGGCGACATGGGCAAGGTCATGGGCGCCGCCAAGCAGCGCCTGGCGGGCAAGGCCGAGATGGGCCAGGTGTCGGCTGCGGTGAAGGCTGCGCTGGCGGGGTAA
- the pmbA gene encoding metalloprotease PmbA, with product MNQPSHRPATGFSYDRATFEQLVDKALAHAKKLGATDAGAEASEGCGLSVSVRKGELENVERNRDKSLGVTVYIGQRRGNASTSDFSEAAIEQTVQAAYDIARFTAEDPVAGLPDAQDIAGASEQPDLDLFHPWTIDSEKATEIALACEAAAFATDKRITNSEGAGVSAQQSHFFSSHTRGFRGGYASSRHSISVAPIAGKGGGMQRDAWYSSMRAAGELARPEDVGRYAAERALSRLKSRKIATRECPVLFESPLAAGLLGAFVQATSGGSLYRRSSFLVDSLGKTIFPDHIDVLEDPHLQRGKGSAPFDEEGVRTSGRKVVDAGRVEGYFLSSYSARKLGMKTTGNAGGSHNLTLTSRLTQPGDDLVAMLRKLGTGLFVIELMGQGVNYVTGDYSRGASGFWVENGEIAYPVQEITIAGNMKDMFLGIDAVGADTYNYGAKTVGSILVNRMKVAGS from the coding sequence ATGAACCAACCCTCCCACCGCCCCGCCACCGGCTTCTCCTACGACCGCGCCACCTTCGAGCAACTCGTCGACAAGGCCTTGGCCCATGCGAAGAAGCTCGGCGCGACGGATGCCGGAGCCGAGGCCTCGGAAGGCTGCGGCCTGTCGGTGTCGGTACGCAAGGGCGAGCTGGAGAACGTCGAGCGCAACCGCGACAAGTCGCTGGGCGTCACCGTCTACATCGGCCAGCGCCGCGGCAACGCCAGCACGTCCGACTTCTCCGAGGCCGCCATCGAGCAGACCGTGCAGGCCGCCTACGACATCGCGCGCTTCACGGCCGAGGACCCGGTGGCCGGCCTGCCCGATGCACAGGACATCGCCGGCGCGAGCGAGCAGCCCGACCTCGACCTGTTCCACCCCTGGACCATCGACAGCGAAAAGGCCACCGAGATCGCGCTCGCCTGCGAGGCGGCAGCGTTCGCTACCGACAAGCGCATCACCAACAGCGAAGGCGCCGGCGTGTCGGCGCAGCAGAGCCATTTCTTCAGCTCGCACACGCGCGGGTTCCGCGGCGGCTATGCCAGCTCGCGCCATTCGATCTCGGTCGCGCCCATTGCCGGCAAGGGCGGCGGCATGCAGCGCGACGCCTGGTACTCCTCGATGCGCGCCGCCGGCGAGCTGGCCCGGCCCGAGGACGTGGGCCGCTATGCCGCCGAACGCGCGCTGTCGCGACTGAAGTCGCGCAAGATCGCCACCCGCGAGTGCCCGGTGCTGTTCGAGTCGCCGCTGGCCGCCGGCCTGCTGGGCGCCTTCGTGCAGGCCACCAGCGGGGGCTCGCTGTACCGGCGCAGCAGCTTCCTGGTCGATTCCCTGGGCAAGACCATCTTCCCGGACCACATCGACGTGCTGGAGGACCCGCACCTGCAGCGCGGCAAAGGCAGCGCCCCGTTCGACGAGGAGGGCGTGCGCACCAGCGGCCGCAAGGTGGTGGACGCCGGCCGGGTGGAGGGATACTTCCTGTCGAGCTATTCGGCCCGCAAGCTGGGCATGAAGACCACCGGCAACGCCGGCGGTTCGCACAACCTGACCCTCACCTCGCGCCTCACCCAGCCCGGCGACGACCTGGTGGCCATGCTGCGCAAGCTGGGCACCGGCCTGTTCGTGATCGAGCTGATGGGGCAGGGCGTGAACTACGTGACCGGCGACTACTCGCGCGGCGCCAGCGGTTTCTGGGTCGAGAACGGCGAGATCGCCTACCCGGTGCAGGAGATCACCATCGCCGGCAACATGAAGGACATGTTCCTGGGCATCGACGCCGTGGGCGCCGACACCTACAACTACGGCGCCAAGACCGTGGGCTCGATCCTGGTCAACCGGATGAAGGTGGCCGGCTCGTAG
- the yjgA gene encoding ribosome biogenesis factor YjgA — MSRKPKKGYFVRGQFVAEGSELDLQLKAEQKHFQESSKTELKRESTELQKLGEDLLTLRAGLREGLQLSEKLVDALDEANRITNFEGRRRQMQFVGKLMRQLDEEQLAAVRAALEEQRKGSASESLALHEAERWRDDLIARDEALQEWLDRHPGTDSQQLRALIRQARKDRQPSQDEVSRGEVPRHGRAYREIFQFVREQLQHD, encoded by the coding sequence ATGTCACGCAAACCGAAAAAGGGCTATTTCGTGCGCGGGCAGTTCGTCGCCGAAGGCAGCGAACTCGACCTGCAGCTGAAGGCCGAACAGAAGCATTTCCAGGAGAGCAGCAAGACCGAGCTCAAGCGGGAGAGCACCGAGCTGCAGAAGCTCGGTGAAGACCTGCTCACGCTGCGTGCGGGCCTGCGCGAGGGCCTGCAGCTGTCCGAGAAACTGGTCGATGCGCTCGACGAAGCCAACCGCATCACCAACTTCGAGGGCCGGCGCCGCCAGATGCAGTTCGTCGGCAAGCTCATGCGGCAACTCGACGAGGAGCAGCTCGCTGCCGTGCGCGCCGCACTCGAGGAGCAGCGCAAGGGATCCGCGAGCGAGAGCCTGGCCCTGCACGAGGCCGAGCGCTGGCGCGACGACCTGATCGCGCGCGACGAGGCGCTGCAGGAATGGCTCGACCGGCATCCCGGCACCGACAGCCAGCAGCTGCGCGCCCTGATCCGCCAGGCGCGCAAGGACCGCCAGCCCAGCCAGGACGAGGTCTCGCGCGGCGAGGTGCCCCGGCACGGGCGGGCCTACCGCGAGATCTTCCAGTTCGTGAGGGAGCAACTGCAGCATGACTGA
- the mog gene encoding molybdopterin adenylyltransferase: MTDTFDPVRIGIVSVSDRASSGVYEDKGLPALKDWLTRALKNPVTFEPRLIPDEKERISAALVELVDAGCSLVLTTGGTGPARRDVTPEATLAIADKEMPGFGEQMRQISLRFVPTAILSRQVAVIRASSLVLNLPGQPKSIQETLEGLKDAGGQQLVPGIFAAVPYCIDLIGGPYLETHDEVCKAFRPKSAVRAPRPA; encoded by the coding sequence ATGACTGACACCTTCGACCCGGTGCGCATCGGCATCGTTTCGGTCAGCGACCGCGCCTCCAGCGGCGTGTACGAGGACAAGGGCCTGCCCGCGCTCAAGGACTGGCTCACGCGCGCGCTGAAGAACCCCGTCACCTTCGAGCCGCGCCTCATCCCCGACGAGAAGGAGCGCATCAGCGCCGCGCTGGTGGAACTGGTCGACGCCGGCTGCAGCCTGGTGCTCACCACCGGCGGCACCGGCCCGGCGCGGCGCGACGTCACCCCCGAGGCCACGCTGGCCATCGCCGACAAGGAGATGCCCGGGTTCGGCGAGCAGATGCGCCAGATCAGCCTGCGCTTCGTGCCGACGGCCATCCTCTCGCGCCAGGTGGCGGTGATCCGCGCCTCCAGCCTCGTGCTCAACCTGCCGGGCCAGCCCAAGTCGATCCAGGAAACGCTGGAAGGCCTGAAGGATGCCGGCGGCCAGCAGCTGGTGCCCGGCATCTTCGCCGCCGTGCCCTACTGCATCGACCTGATCGGCGGCCCCTACCTCGAGACCCACGACGAGGTCTGCAAGGCCTTCCGGCCCAAGTCGGCGGTGCGCGCGCCGCGCCCGGCGTGA
- a CDS encoding amidase encodes MSAVAATLADIAARDGELQAFVAVHDAAAVQHELERALAQGGALQGLPVGVKDIFDTATLPTGYGSPIFAGHRPRSDAAIVQAIRRAGGVVVGKTSTTEFAFLHPTATRNPNAAGHTPGGSSAGSAAAVAAGLVPLAVGTQTGGSVIRPASYCGVVGFKPTYGALPTPGLKPFSWSLDTVGLFTRSVADMTRWAGAIAGQDWSARGGRQPVFGIAWQWPWEPLSASARQALETARRRLEAAGATVREIPLPTWLGTVFQAHDAVQGWEAARALADEFELHREQLSPILRDYLTRARSVGDAAYAQAQADAAAGRARLEELFEGIDVLLCPSAPDEAPPGFGSTGASTWNRAWTLLHVPCATVPGATGVHGLPMGVQVIAPLRQDALCLQGAAVLERALSGPD; translated from the coding sequence GTGAGCGCCGTCGCCGCCACCCTGGCCGACATCGCCGCGCGCGACGGCGAGCTGCAGGCTTTCGTCGCCGTCCACGACGCCGCCGCCGTGCAACACGAGCTCGAGCGCGCCCTCGCACAGGGCGGCGCGCTGCAGGGCCTGCCGGTGGGCGTGAAGGACATCTTCGACACCGCGACGCTGCCCACCGGCTACGGCTCGCCCATCTTCGCCGGCCACCGGCCGCGCAGCGACGCCGCCATCGTGCAGGCGATCCGGCGCGCCGGCGGCGTGGTGGTGGGCAAGACCAGCACCACCGAGTTCGCGTTCCTCCACCCCACGGCCACGCGCAATCCCAATGCGGCGGGGCACACCCCCGGCGGCTCGTCGGCCGGATCCGCGGCCGCCGTGGCGGCGGGGCTGGTGCCGCTGGCCGTGGGCACGCAGACCGGCGGCTCGGTCATCCGGCCGGCCTCCTACTGCGGCGTGGTGGGGTTCAAGCCGACCTACGGCGCGCTGCCCACGCCCGGCCTCAAGCCCTTCTCCTGGTCGCTCGACACCGTGGGCCTGTTCACCCGCTCGGTCGCCGACATGACCCGCTGGGCCGGCGCCATCGCCGGCCAGGACTGGTCGGCACGCGGCGGGCGCCAGCCCGTGTTCGGCATCGCCTGGCAATGGCCCTGGGAACCCCTGTCGGCCAGCGCCCGCCAGGCGCTGGAGACGGCCCGGCGCCGGCTCGAAGCCGCCGGTGCGACGGTGCGCGAGATCCCCCTGCCCACCTGGCTGGGCACCGTGTTCCAGGCCCACGACGCCGTCCAGGGCTGGGAAGCGGCGCGCGCGCTGGCCGACGAATTCGAGCTGCACCGCGAGCAGCTGTCGCCCATCCTGCGCGACTACCTCACCCGGGCGCGCAGCGTGGGCGACGCCGCCTATGCGCAAGCCCAGGCCGACGCCGCCGCCGGCCGCGCCCGGCTCGAAGAGCTATTCGAGGGCATCGACGTGCTGCTGTGCCCGTCGGCCCCCGACGAGGCGCCACCGGGGTTCGGTTCCACCGGCGCCTCGACCTGGAACCGCGCCTGGACCCTGCTGCACGTCCCCTGCGCCACGGTCCCGGGCGCCACCGGCGTCCATGGCCTGCCGATGGGCGTGCAGGTGATCGCGCCGCTGCGCCAGGATGCGCTGTGCCTGCAGGGCGCGGCGGTGCTGGAGCGGGCGCTGTCCGGTCCGGACTGA
- the cysE gene encoding serine O-acetyltransferase, with protein sequence MFQRLRSDIQCILDRDPAARGTWEVLTCYPGLHALVLHRLAHGCWRHGLRWAGRFVSQVSRWLTGIEIHPAARIGNGVFIDHGMGVVIGATAEVGDGCTIYQGVTLGGTSLVRGAKRHPTLGRNVVVGAGAKVLGGFTVGDGAAIGSNAVVTKPVPAGATAVGIPARIIQAEDKAGPGFPAYGVTLADDPVSQAMRGLIDSAASQEHQIQLLWQALETLRQERKDVVRA encoded by the coding sequence ATGTTCCAGCGGCTGCGCTCCGACATCCAGTGCATCCTCGACCGCGATCCCGCCGCGCGCGGGACCTGGGAGGTGTTGACCTGCTATCCCGGCCTGCATGCCCTGGTGCTGCACCGCCTGGCGCACGGGTGCTGGCGGCACGGATTGCGCTGGGCCGGGCGCTTCGTCTCGCAGGTCTCGCGCTGGCTCACCGGCATCGAGATCCATCCGGCGGCGCGCATCGGCAACGGCGTGTTCATCGACCACGGCATGGGCGTCGTGATCGGCGCCACGGCGGAGGTGGGTGACGGCTGCACGATCTACCAGGGCGTGACGCTGGGCGGCACTTCGCTGGTGCGCGGCGCCAAGCGCCACCCGACGCTGGGCCGCAACGTGGTGGTCGGCGCGGGCGCCAAGGTGCTGGGCGGCTTCACAGTCGGCGACGGCGCGGCCATCGGCTCCAACGCCGTCGTCACCAAGCCGGTGCCCGCGGGCGCCACCGCCGTGGGCATCCCGGCGCGCATCATCCAGGCCGAGGACAAGGCCGGCCCCGGCTTCCCGGCCTATGGCGTGACGCTGGCCGACGACCCGGTGTCGCAGGCGATGCGCGGCCTGATCGATAGCGCCGCGTCGCAGGAACACCAGATCCAGTTGCTGTGGCAGGCGCTGGAGACCCTGAGGCAGGAGCGCAAGGACGTCGTGCGGGCCTGA
- a CDS encoding TrmJ/YjtD family RNA methyltransferase, whose amino-acid sequence MPTRFILIEPSHSGNVGAVARAMKVMGFDDLVLVAPRWDDVLTRQEAVDRASGATEVLARARLVATLDEAVDGLDVLCATAMTPRDFGPPTATPREHLPRLAGTAQGVGFLFGSERYGMRNEDVYRCHVALTIPTAPDYGSLNLAAAVQVIAYEWRLALGGYGVEPAAPAAAAADAQAVAGMLAHWEQALVAIGFLDPQAPKKLMPRLNQLFNRAQPTPEEIHILRGVAKAMLQAAGRGKP is encoded by the coding sequence GTGCCGACCCGCTTCATCCTCATCGAGCCCAGCCACTCGGGCAACGTCGGCGCGGTCGCGCGGGCCATGAAGGTCATGGGCTTCGACGACCTGGTGCTGGTGGCCCCGCGCTGGGACGACGTGCTCACGCGGCAGGAAGCGGTGGACCGGGCCAGCGGTGCTACCGAGGTGCTGGCGCGCGCGCGCCTGGTCGCCACGCTCGACGAGGCGGTGGACGGCCTCGACGTGCTGTGTGCCACCGCCATGACGCCGCGCGACTTCGGCCCGCCCACGGCCACGCCACGCGAGCACCTGCCGCGGCTGGCCGGCACGGCGCAGGGCGTGGGCTTCCTGTTTGGGTCGGAGCGCTATGGCATGCGCAACGAGGACGTGTACCGCTGCCACGTGGCGCTGACGATTCCCACCGCCCCGGACTACGGCTCGCTGAACCTGGCCGCGGCGGTGCAGGTGATCGCCTACGAATGGCGGCTGGCGCTGGGCGGCTACGGCGTCGAGCCGGCGGCGCCGGCGGCCGCGGCGGCCGACGCGCAGGCGGTGGCCGGCATGCTGGCGCACTGGGAGCAGGCGCTGGTGGCGATCGGCTTCCTCGATCCGCAGGCGCCCAAGAAGCTGATGCCGCGCCTTAACCAGCTATTCAATCGCGCGCAACCGACCCCGGAGGAAATCCACATCCTGCGTGGTGTCGCCAAGGCCATGCTGCAGGCAGCCGGCCGGGGCAAGCCATAG